The Nerophis lumbriciformis linkage group LG05, RoL_Nlum_v2.1, whole genome shotgun sequence genome contains a region encoding:
- the LOC133605740 gene encoding uncharacterized protein: MWVYLLVLLLPACGGQAFNFLGTVMTFYPNETSDDTVVLRYKLAFNECDNISVLECPFANCLLTVVSVDRVDEDSGDEWCLREVVVLVNTSSSKLFELRLTGGQWINVTNGVTDVLAVTHVDVRNRSFVNRANSSPVTTMLPILRVPSNCPMNWTLLTFDPDGDAVRCRFEDITSVLGLSSSCRLTFSPSNTSVEGAYAIQLLMEDFPRQNITVTNRVEVLRNRISQIPIQFVLMVVPRVASCDASPPVVLNTTAANGHFFYATVNITVRIPIFAQSLNVSELLFSGPPSMNKTITEERFELSWRPSDSDVGRSHPVCFVIQSTGDNLQSELRCVFVVIERFLVVLKAGLVSQGSLSMEFLREVFLPQLTEKLVEKGLPRSFTLRLGNITLET; the protein is encoded by the exons ATGTGGGTCTACCTGCTGGTCTTGTTGCTGCCAGCCTGCGGTGGTCAGGCATTCAACTTTTTGGGCACAGTGATGACTTTCTACCCGAATGAGACCTCGGATGACACG GTGGTCCTCCGCTACAAGTTGGCCTTTAATGAGTGTGACAACATCAGTGTTCTGGAATGTCCTTTTGCCAACTGCTTGCTGACAGTAGTGTCAGTGGACAGAGTGGACGAGGACAGTGGTGATGAGTGGTGTCTGAGAGAGGTGGTGGTGCTGGTGAATACCTCCTCCTCCAAACTCTTTGAGCTACG GCTGACCGGCGGCCAGTGGATCAATGTCACCAATGGAGTTACAGACGTGCTGGCTGTAACCCACGTTGATGTGAGGAATAGGTCATTCGTCAACCGGGCCAACTCTTCCCCCGTGACCACCATGCTGCCGATACTCCG AGTCCCCTCCAACTGCCCGATGAATTGGACGCTGTTGACCTTTGACCCTGACGGAGACGCAGTGAGGTGCAGATTTGAAGACATCACGTCTGTTCTCGGACTTTCATCA TCTTGTCGCTTGACCTTCAGTCCCAGCAACACCAGCGTTGAAGGCGCTTATGCCATCCAGCTGCTGATGGAGGACTTTCCTCGCCAAAACATTACCGTGACTAACAGGGTTGAAGTTCTCAGGAATCGCATCAGCCAAATTCCCATCCAGTTTGTCCTGATGg TGGTTCCTCGAGTGGCGTCCTGCGATGCTTCCCCGCCCGTCGTCCTGAATACTACTGCAGCAAACGGACATTTTTTCTAcgccacagtcaacatcactgtgcGAATACCAATCTTTGCACAGTCATTAAA TGTCTCCGAGCTACTGTTCAGCGGCCCGCCCAGTATGAACAAGACGATAACGGAGGAAagattcgagctgtcctggaggCCGTCTGACAGCGACGTAGGCAGAAGTCATCCTGTCTGCTTCGTCATTCAATCCACTGGCGA TAACCTCCAGTCAGAGCTGCGTTGTGTGTTTGTGGTGATTGAACGCT TTTTGGTTGTCCTTAAAGCCGGGCTCGTCTCCCAAGGCTCGCTGTCCATGGAATTCCTTCGAGAGGTCTTCTTACCACAG CTGACGGAAAAGCTGGTGGAGAAAGGGTTGCCTCGTTCCTTCACACTGAGACTGGGAAACATCACACTGGAGACATAG